The nucleotide sequence atttactattgttatgtcttcctgatttatggttccctcaagcagtatgaaatgtccttttttatcccttgtgactaactttggcttgaagtcctttatctgatataaggatggaaacccccgcttttttacctAGTCCATGTGCGTGATagggtttttcccatcctttcacctttagtctgtggatgtctttttctatgagatgagtctcttgcaggcagcctattgttggatctttcttcttaatccattctgtcagtctatgtcttttgattgatgagtttaggccattaacattcagggttattattgggatatgatttgtattcccagtcatctgacttatttttggtttttaagttggcttggtttctcctttgagtgtttttctctaaggtagttcctccctttgctgacctacattgttgtttttcatttcctcctcatggaatattttgttgagaacattctgtagtgcaggctttctatttgtaaattcttttaacttttgtttatcatggaaggattttatttcatcttcaaatctgaagtttagttttgctggtataggattcttggttggcaaccatgttctttcagagcttgaaatatgttgttccaggcccttctagcttttagagtctgggttgagaagttggctgctatctgtattggtctcctcctatacgtaatctgatgcttttctctcacggccttcacattctctttattttgaatgttaggcattttcattataatatgcctttgtgtggacctgttgtgattttttgcatttggtgttctgtatgcctcttgtatcttatttttcatttcattcttcaggtctgggaaattttctgatattatttcattgaataggtttttcattcctttggtttgtatctctgtgccttcctcaatcccaataattcttaaatttggtcttttcatgatgtcccatagttcttggagattctgttcatgatttcttaccatgttctctgtttgggcaactttattttcaagattaaatattttgtcttcattgtctgaggttctgtcttcctagtgttctagtcttttggtgatgctttccattgagttttttatttggtttattttttccttcatttcaaggatttctgtttttttgttttgttttgttttttttttttagaatcaatatctctttgttgaaatgatcttttgcttcctgcaggtgctctgtcagcttattggtattatcattcattgcctgcatttgctctcttatctcttcctttgcttcgtgaatcatcttaatcatgtataatctgaagtccttttctgacatttcttctaacatactgtcattggattctattactatggaatctagatttgtttggatcatttacatcccttgttttttcatgttgttcatgtatcttcccctctagcagtgcagatctggggtattgcagatttccccctaaaAGCTTATAGTGGacctataggtttccaaaccttttctttacggggagatcaatattagcagtgcccaattcagacactatgcaatcctagatcaaatagcccctatgaggacaataacaaaattgtcataattaaccgaatgagttcaaatattatcttcagtaaaacaaacagatttgtaataaggtctgcagtttctaatggaggacaaagaggatgcagagggatgtagaatgtggctgtcaatgggataagaaagaatatacagaagttctagataataaaagggtgagagtgtaatcaaaagaaattggatgttagcatgcaaaaaagggagaaagagactgagggaacaggtaaacaaaaggaaaagagagcaagaaaaataaagaaataaaaacttaaaatttttcaataaggagaaaaaagaaaatctacagtataacagtcatatagtaatgaaacctctcagtcttcagcagcctgatgcatgagaggttcCTGACAATGatcttcaagcctccagcaggcgtctcaggatgggatttgccccatctaaagatcagagctaaggcttccaggattatccaagttggccgctctggctttgaaatgtgttggctaGTGGGgacagctcagggtgtggacgtggtcagctggaggtcctggagacgggatgtggttggtcaggcaggggtcctggagttcgggtgtgtttggtgtggttgcaggatcctggaggccgggtgcaatccgTCAGTCTgaggtcccggtgatagggtgcagtcagttggtctgggggtcctggcggcagggagcagtcggTTGATGtgaaggccccagaggcagggagtgattggtctggctgagggatcctggagatgggctcagtcagtccgggcaggggtcctacagggcctggctgttgtctcaaaatggggGCAGCCACGTCCAAAGAATTGTTTTTGAGTGTgggtatagatcagtggtagagtacatgcttagcatgtgggaaGCCCTAAGTTTGAATTTTCTGTTCTAGAAATAGAACATCatagaaatttgttttaattgtatGAGTATATTCTGgtggaaataattttttcagaATTTAGGGACAACATTTTCTTGttaaagataattataaactAGATTTTGATGATAAATATAACTTTAATAATCACTCATATTATTATTCcgcttttttaaaacaaatgtttatcataaaatgttttatattaattgaAATATCTACATAGTGGGATTAATAACTTTTACATGGTATGGGTAATATTTAGAAGAAGATGAacaatcagagatgaaattacatttcttgttttattatctACTTTGTAGAAAATTTCCTTCcccacttctttccttccttccttccttccttcctttgtttttcttctttccttccttccttcctttttcttcctcagtactggagactgaacacagggtctcatacatgctaagcaagcatacGTCcacaagctatatccccagcacatcttgtttctctctgagacaggatcttgctaaattttgCACACTGTCTTTGAATTCTTGGCCTCCAGCAATCCCAATGCCTCAGCATCCAGTGCTGGGACCACAGGTCCAACCCACCATGACTAGATTCATAGTGGTATTTTGCTTCAGTTTGTGCATATAGCAGAGAAGAAGATAGATGGTTtaggtttcatttgttttgcagtaccagggattgaacctagggacacatTACCTTTAAcctacatcctgagccctttttcaattttattttgatgagTATCACTGAAGTTCCAAGGCtgtcctctaacttgtgatcatcctgccccTGCGTTCTGAGAAtctgagattgcaggtgtgtgccactgcaaccagattaaaaacatttttcttgaaatatttatatacatacattgtGGACACCTAAATGTTTACAGTTACTTAAATTGGCTGCTTATTACACAATTTTTATTGATACAGTTTCTCTGTCTATAGGTACTGGTTAGAAATTCATTCAAAACTACCTTTTCTTTTGGGCAGTGTTTTGATTAACACTATTCACTACAATAAAGGAGAAACACTGACTTCCATTATATTGTATGCATGATAACGGAATTTCATTTCTTAGTAAATTTGCTATGTTGGTACACTTCCTCATATCCCAATTTTCATTAGTATCTAGGTATTCTTTGTAGTTCtgtgcttttttcatttttcctttctatctTTCCAGAACTTACTACATCTTAGTCTATATAAATCTTATGTAACATGCCACTTTTATTCATGGATGAATTATGACTGTATGTGTTATTGTAAACACTTAAACATGACTAACCTGAAGCTCAAAaagtttaaattacattttattatatgaagAATTTCTAGAGAAACCTACTCTGAGTTAGTCATGTAGATGTTGGATTAGAAATCAGGTTTGAATATCAAAAACCATAGCCCTGTAAATTACCACCTGGATGGTACAAGCAAACTCTAGAAAACGGCATATGACCTGCACAAACAAAATGAGATGCTGAAGAAAACAGTGGTGATATCAGTACTGTTTTCtttgaacagagaaaaaaacaaaaccgtATTTCTCCTGATTTCTGGTATTTGTCTACAGTATAGAGTACTGGCAAGGGAGTAAGTTTCCATAAATAGGTGTTGATATTGAACAAGTCATAATACTTACCTGACCCTTGGTTTACTCACTTGAAAAACTGATACTGTTAGACATTCTCTAACTTCTAAATGCTTCTGTTGAAAGGCATTTTCATGGGCCAAAATTAGTGAAGGCTCAAGGGAAAGCTAGGTCAGAGAGAAGGACGTGAGTAGAAAACAATGTGTGGTTCAGACCACTTGGGTCTTCCGTAACCAATTGGAGAGAAACAGCAGTTCATCAGCAGAGTACCAAACTGCTCCAACACTTGCAGCCATGCTAAATGGTTTGATTTGGGGGATCTCAAGGATTATTGGTATTAGAGGCTTCCTGACTGCCACAACATTAAGATAATACCATTTCTCAAGTATCTTAAGAATATGTGAGTCTCATCAATATTTACATTACCCTTTATTTCTACAGAAAATTTCCAGAATTCTTCTGTATTTGGAACTGCAAATTCTCTGCCTATCTCTCTTCCTGTGGTGAGCAATGCAGCTTCCCTAACAGGAAGTGCATGTAACTTCTCCAGAGTCTCTGCTCCAGCTGTCAGTTCAGCATGGCTACTGCCTTCAAACTCAGGCACCTCCTTCCAGCCACTCATGGGCAGTGCCTACCTTTATCAACATTCTAGCACAGACATGTTGTCTGGGGTTACTAGCCAACACCAGATCCCCATGGCACCTGCCTCCTATCCAAGTATTTTTGAGTGGGATATCACAGGAGGTGCTGAAAAGAAGTCATCTTCATTAGGGGACTTTACTCTGACTGTCACTGATCAGGACACAGCAGCTCCTTCCATGTCTATGACAGCCCAATATGATACACCTTCAGATGCCAATGTCATAATCCCTGAGTATCCATCACTGACGGCCAGGCTTGTCCAGGTGACAGCATCTCAGATTCCAAATCAGGCACATACCCTATCACTTCCCTACCAAGAAGGAAGCCAGGTCAACTACAATGATCAAAACACTCTGGAGCCTCTGCTCTCTGGAGAACTTGGCCCCTACCTGCAATCCTATGGCTCTGTGTCATATGCAGTAAGTAGGGCCGCTGTCCCTCAACCAGAAATGGTGATGGTGCTGAAAGAGGTTCAGCCCACAAATGTCCTACCATCAGTCTCTACCCCTGGCATCTACTACTCTGTGTCCACTCAACCTATCACACAAACAAGTTTTCAAGGTGAGTACAAAGAGGAACACAGTGAAGGAATAAGATCAGCATTCAAAAGGAGGGTCATATAGGCAGCAAGGAGCTGTGGGTCTACAGATATATAGAATTTAACCCCTATTCTTATTCAACAGTTTGCATTTTCAGGCTCtacaagaagaaaatgcaggtACTCTAATGGCCATTCACCATGCATTTAAGAGACCTCCAAGAGCACACTGGAGGCGATTAATTTTCAATGCCTTGGTAGATCAGTCCCCCTACACCAACACATTATGAATCTATTTCCCTGATTTTGCTTTGCTGTCTAAGGAAGATACTTCAAAACTGACCAAGGTAGTGACAGTTTACTTTATCCTTCATTAAATCCAGGATTTAAACTTTTTATTCAGAGATCCTGTGTGAAGTGGGCATCTCAAAATTGGTCTgttgacaaatattttatgagaaagCTCCAACCTCTCCTAGTTCATGGTGTTCAGTGTATATATATTCTCGGGAGAGTAGAGAAAATTCACAGGATGCTACATTAGAATGATAGGcttcattaaacattttttgagGCTTTCACACATAAGAGGCAAAAGTGCTGCCACTGAGTCATGCTGCCATGATGTTGCCAACCCAAATGTAGGACATCCAGTGATCATCTGTAACTAAGGGTTGGCACCTAGTTCCTAACCGAGGCCTGTCCATGGTCCTCAGAAGAGCTACTAGAAATGCCTTCTCAACAGTTGACAGGTTCCCTGATTATTGTGTTGCTATGTAGGGGGAGCATCCTACTTACCATCCTCCTTGATTCCTTTGTAGTGATGGAAACTTCCCTAGGGATGGAGGCTTCCGTGGGATTGCGACATCCAAGTCAGACATTTTGTCTGCCACAATCTCCAGAATTCCCTAAATCCTGCAGTAGCAGAAGTATCCACAATCTCCAAATACTGGAGAGTAACCCACCAACTGAACTTGAGGACATTTCAATAATAACTCCAGGCCAGAGCTCTACTAATTTCATGGCATTGCCTCCAACTCAATGCCAGGAAGAAACTCACAGTAACAGTTTGGATGAGATTAAAGCCATGCTTTCAAACCCTCTGGATGCCTATATGTTTGCAGTAGAAAACCAGGATCCTCCACTACTCCCTTTAGAAATCTCTGATATCCACCAGCTCCTGGCCTCCATTGGTCCTCTGGACCAAGAGGAGATGCCTCATTCTGAACATATCAATCTGGGAAAGAGTTGCCTGAGTCTTGAGGACCAAGGCACACTTGTAAATGGGATTGAATGTAGCAGTGGTTTTGCAGACCTCACTGCACTGGTGGGGGATATTCACCCTCCTGATCTTTTCAGTTCCTTCAAAGACCTAGATCAACCTGGAAGTCCTCAAATCATAAAAGTCAATGATACCAGAGACATCATGGTGAATCAGGAGCAGGTAAACTCAAGTGACATAAAGGGGCATGCTAATCAAGGTAGGAAGAACAAACATAAAGCCTCGGAGCCTCCTGATGGGACTCCTAAGGCCAAAATGCAGCCGAAGCACCCACAGTGCCCATTAGAGGGAGAAGTTGCTTGCAGTGATGCAGACAGTCTTAGGTCTCCTGGGAACACAGCCAAGCATTCTAACAGCAAAGCTAAGAAAGTCGCATCCAGCAGGAACAGGAAAGCTAAGGATCATGGGCAGGAAAAGACCAAAAGGAGCAGAGAAAACAACTCCAAGAAAGCTGAGGATTGTAAGCAGGGAGGCAACAAGGCCAAGACAGAAGAGAAGCCAATGGTTCCTAAGGCAAAGCGCAAGAGAAATCAACCTGAGCTTAGCCAAGAGACCTTTAAAAAGCCTCGAAGTTATCTAGGCATGCACATGCTGGAGTCGGTGCAGGTTTTTCATGCACTGGGGAAGAAGAACGATAGGAAAAATGGGCTTTCTTCCTCCAGGGCCCTGGGAAACTCAAGCAGTAACAAAGATCCCCGTCCTTGTCCAGATAGGGAACCCTGGTTCCATGATAAAGGTCCTGAGAAAACTCAAGTCAGCGCCCAGAAACCAGATATCAGTGCTGACAAAGAGTGTCCATCTCCATCCCAGCATGAGCTTCCACCTCCTGGGAAGGTTAAATTGGTGCCTTTGCCTTTTCTGTCCCCAGAGAAACCTCAACCTCGACCTGTATATCGCAGGCCACAGTCTCTGGCCTCACGTAGACCCACTGTGGCTTACCCTGCCCAGCCTGCTTCTACCAGCTCAGCTCAACCCAGGGCAGTCAACCAATGCCGACCAGCTCCTGCCAACACATCTTTCATGCGTCCTGCCAAGCCAGCTCAGCCAGCTGTATCCCACTCAATCCATTCAGGCTTCACCACTTCTACCCAGCCTAGTGTCCCTCAGTCTGCTGCCTCTAGGCCTGCAGCCTACACAACATCATCTTGCACTTCTGTACAGCGGGGCCCTGTTTCCACCCTTGTGAACAAGCTCCAGTCCCAACCGCCCAAGCCTCAAAACCGATATCTGCTCCAAGACTTTGCCTTACAACCAATTCCATGGAGGAAACCCAATGTTCCTGAGCCAGTAATGTCAACTCCCATCACGGAAGAGCAGAGGCCAGAGCGGGAAGCCATGAAAAAGAAGGCTCAACAAGAGCGTGAGAATGCTGCCAAATACACTTCTTTGGGGAGAGTGCAGTTTTTCattgagagggaaagagagatggaaaTTGCTCACTACTATGGCTATACGATATAAGAGCTGCTAAGACTGATGGTGCCACGTGGCTGCCAGTTAGTTTCCACatgtatatagatagatacaaatttatttattctcatatGTTTCCAAATATAATTACAACTCAATAAAGAAATGTAATAAAGTTGATTAATACTGAAGTAATAAAGAGACCTTTTGGTACCACTGAGAATTCATGGATAATGAAGAGGCCTTTTGGTAGAGCTTGGGTAACAGTTAGTGTTCCACATATAAAACacagataaataaaacacagataaatagatgcaaattcattcatttgtatatagtttcaaaatttaataaaattaaataaagtaatgTAATGGAAATGATTCATAGATAAATAATAAGAGAATTTTTGGTACTATTTGATACCAAATTGTTttctacatttatatattttgataggtaCAAAttaattgatatatttttaaaggttaataaaatttaataaagaaatataatagaaTTGCTTAATAGTTAAGCAATAAAGAGGTCTTCTGGTACCACTGGAGCACCATATACTTTTCCACAAAGaggtaaatatatataacttAGGGTTAGAATTCATCATTCTGATATACTTTTCTAagttaataaaattgaataaacaaCTAATTAATAGATAAGTAATAAAGAGAACTTTTGAGTTTTGAATTGCTGTGAACTGTGGTTTTCTTTGGTAGAGGTGGGGATCAAAGCctgcatgagaagaaaggaactGAACGTGGGACGGGATAACAGAGTAAAAGGACAGGAattgaggaaagaggaagggataTGATCTAGCACTAGGAAAGCTAAAGGGTTTATTAGAAGAATCAGGAATGGGTAAAATGGTTGAAGTATGACACAAAGTTTGAGGTTAGGGTTAAAAGCATAAAAtctgaaacaaaggaaaatagcAGAAGAATCAGTTCAGTTTAACCAGgagaaatgcaaaaatcaaacaaaaaaccctcatgGAGAATAACCTAGGTTATATGACCTACCAGAAAGGCTTTTCGGTAAATTATATTCAGGGCACAAGTCCAGCTTATTCATGGCTGGGGTGGGAAATACAAAACACATGGGAACCTAACAGGGGTGTGGCAAGGGTTCACAAATATCCTGAGGTCAGCTGATAACCTGGGACCTAGCCAAGTGAACTGCAGAAGTATGAGTCCCACCCAGAACACAGCCAGGAATAAATCATCATTTACTCAACACCCGTGCACCAGGGCAGCAGAGATGCACTACTTCAATTAGCCTTCAAACACATAAGGCCAGTGTACTGAGCCACTTTACTAATGATCTAGTGCTGTAGGATCAAATTGTAAGCAGAGAAACAAGGCCTCAATCTGAGGCCTATGGCCTCAAGTCCTTCGTGATCCCAAGTGCCCTCTGGCAGGCAGCCTGGCTTTCAGAGCATAGCATCTGGACATTACTGGTAGCGGAGATCACACCTCAAAACAAGGATAAATAACTAAACTGAGGGGCCTGTCAGTCCTCTTCCACTGATTCCGGAACGTGCCACCCTCAGAGACCACTGCCATCAACCGATGCTCATGAGAAACATCAGTTCTTGGCGTCCATCTCCACCCTATGCGAGCAGACTATACCCATGGGCAGGGGATAGCCAGCCAACAGCTGCAGGACCCAGAAGCCCAAAGCTGTGTAGGCTCTTCCAGAGGCCAGAGTCCTCCGGCACAGCTGCTCTGGGAGAGGGTGACCGACAGTGTGGGAGAATAGGAAAGGAATGGAGTAGCGGCAGAAAATGACGGAGGCACTAAATCATCACCATGCAAAGATTactaatgtacattttaaaattatttctctagATACAAATTCATATAAACTTCATCATTGAAAAGTGTACAATTCTGTGGCATTTAGTAATTTCTTGAGGTTGTGCAACCATCGCCACCATCATAACATTTTcatgatccaaaaaaaaaaaaaccttctgtgTGTGAGAGGTCATTCCCATTCCTTCCTCGTCCTGCCACCAGGCAACCATTAatctttggttttgtcttttcgGGACAGTTCATATAaaaggaatcatacaatatgtgaccttttatAGTTGACTTCTTTGAATTAGAAGACTGTTTTCAAGGATTATCCGTGTTGTAAAGTGTTGAGTCCTTCATCCCTTTTTCAGATTGCCTATGATTATATTGCATTGATATCCCACAGtttttatatgaatacatcaccagTTTAACTTCAAACCATGTACAACCTTAGGGAAGGGATGTTGTACTCCATGTACAcaatatgacaaaatacattctataatcatgtataacaaaaaacatagcttttttatttttaaaaattagaaatacaaaaagtTACAGCATGTGCTTTAAgcgaatacataaaataaatgtgtaaacaAAACAGAACATGATAAAAATCCCTCACCGAAAGTGCACCAAATAACCCTAAAATTTCTTATGTCATTTAACTCTTTTTGTAATTCTCAACCTTGGAGATTTTAACTTTttaccaaaaatgtttttaattattaggaaataatttatataacttATAGCTAACTGGCTGGAAACAAACATAATAGGtctaaaattaaacataatagGACTAAAATTCCTCATGTATACATTTAATCATCACTTTTAGCAAACACACATATTAAAGGTCTCTCCAAACATGCATAAGAATTTGTTATGGAAACTTGTCATTTTTACTGCTGAAGGAGAGACCAGTCTTTAAAGAAACTATAGGTGATGTTCCAAACCAAGATTAatctccatttctgtttttaagtatATTACTCTTTATTGCATTCCTTCATTTGCATTAAACAATATAGTATTCATCAATTTCTGTACAATTTTGGGCAGAACACAAAGACATTATCCTTATTGAAAAAGAGACTAAGTTAATACAATGTGCACTGCTTCTCAGGAAAGGTTCAGATGGCAAACAGACTGGAGATCCAGGACACAAGCCACAAGGGATCACAGATTTCCACAATATAATCCACTGTTGTAAAAGTCACAAAATGAGCCAGCAAGGAAGACCCCAAACAAAAGTATCCAGAGAGCAAGATTTGGAGATGATCTGCCTTCCACGGTGGGGACAGATGACAGAGCCTCACCCAAGTGCCACTGTGGCAACAGACTGTCTGGTCGTGGCCTCTGACCACAAGTCCTGGTATTTTAAGCAGCAGTGGGGGAAGGGGCATGCTCAGTATGTCTCATCACCATATGTGATAACCTAATTAAATTCCTTCCACCTCAGTGGTAAGAAAGTCACCTCAAAAGGACTCAAGGTGTTCTCCTTCCCTTTGAAAGTTTTACAGGTGAGGGAATGGATCAGTATGGGTGTTCAAGGGCTGAGGGAGAGGGTAAGGACAGGGCTCATGTCTCTGAATAATAGTGTTTATTTGCATGATAGATAGtacagataatttaaaataaaggaaggatAAATTCTAAGGAATTAggtgaaggaaaagagaaaagtggtgATAATAATAACCCATTAATACTATCCAAAGGAATGGACCCATTTGGATTTGGACAATAATTAGTGCTGAGAggtttgtaaatttattttaatgattctttTCAGAATGTTTAGGGTGTACATTTTTCCATACATATCTTTCATAAGATTTTAACAATGAAATGTTATGGTTTTACTGTAGCCTTCTTCTGAAGGGTCAACTTCACCAGGTAATTCCAACTACAAGTGAAAAAGAACATCATTTGCATCCAATAATAATGTACAAGCTTAAAAGATTCCAATGCATTTGAGACATTGGCCTATATTAGAACAAGTTCATcccatctttttctttccaagtatttacttttcaaattctgtcattttcatacTCCCAATGGGTTCACAGCAAACATTTTACCAGTGTGAACAATTTCTCTTCAGTATACATCCCATTCCTGCTTTCAGAGCACCCCCAATCCTTAGCAATGTTCTAGATAGGCTGTTGTAGCATTGCAATGCAAACACTGAAAGCCTGCATCTCGCAACGCAAATGTTTCCAGGTGCTAGCTGCAGACATGGAGGAGGTATTTTTTTATCACTCCTAATGCCTAGGAGGCGTTAATCTCCTTCCAGGTAAATCCTCTCCAGAAGCTGCCTACAGATCCCTGGCCCAAAAAAGGTGAAATTCCTGAGTGGCCAAGAAAACTGTTATGCTCACTAGAGAACCCCTCAAAAAAAAACCTTATATAATCCCAATCCTTATCTTTGTTCAGTGGCTTATTTTGCACCAGGAAAGTGTGTCCATCAGAACTATGACTCCATTCCTGAATAGGGCTTTTCGCTGATTCTTGAAGTTTGTATCTAACTGCTGTTTAAAAATGAGGACAGGTGGTCAGAAGCCACCACCAGTCTGTTGCCACAGTGGCACTTGGGTATGGCTCTCTCCTCTGTCCCCATGGTGGAAGGCAGATTATCTCCAAATCTTGCTCTCTGGATACTTCTGTTTGGGGTCTCCATCTCTGGCTCATTTTGTGACTATTGTAACAGTGAATTATATTGTGAAATTCTGTGATCCCTGGTGACTTGAGTCCTGGATCCCCAATCTGTTTGCATGTGGCCTCTTCCTAAGAAGCAGCACACAGTATATCACTTATTCTCCTTTTCAATACAGATAATGTCTTTGTGTTCTGCCCAAAACTCTATAGaaactgataaatatttttaatgcaaatgAAGGAATGCAAAAAAGAGTAATattcttaagggaaaaaaaaaaaaaagctgggactGGATCCTGCTGACTTTTGGCCATGGTAAGGCGTTTGCATTTTATCTTGAGAGCAAGAGAAATCCATTGAAAAGTAAATTGAGGGTGTGACCTAaacttgtattttcaaaatatgagtGTTGGCTGTTCTGTGGTAAATGGTGGAGGGTTGCTCAGAGAAGGCAGGAAAATCAGCTAGGAAACTCTTTCAGCAACTCAGCAGAAGGCTAATAGTTTGTAGTAGTGAAGCATAGCAGCATGGGAGAGGCAGATGGATTTGTGAATGGAGGTGGAGTCCAGAGGATTTACTTATAGTCTGGGAAAAAGAGGCTATCATGGTTGAACTCAGGATTTTGCCTTGAGCAACACGGTAGTCTATTTCCTGAGTATGTGTCACAAAGGGTTTGAGTCACTTGtcatcctagctactcaggagactgaggcagaaggattgtaaatttAAGGGCAGGCAGGACAACTTGCTGAGACACTGTGtctgaaatatataaatagtatttaaaaataaaatagatttataaataaaacagagatgtagttcagtggtaatgcCCCTAGATTGTTGGTTTCTTAACTTTTTGACTTGTTAAACTTGGGATGCATATAAGATGTTCAAGCAGAAATGTCAATAGGAGGTTGAATGTACCAGTCTGAATGAACTCAGAGGAGAGACTGGGTTGAAAATATAAATACGAGTAAcctcaaaatgaaaatggttCTGAAGCCATGAGAACAGCTGAGACCTTCTAGTGAAGAGATTCATAGCCCAAGGTCCAGGAAACTCTGAGGGATTCATGGATAGAATTCCGGGGG is from Sciurus carolinensis chromosome 13, mSciCar1.2, whole genome shotgun sequence and encodes:
- the LOC124962836 gene encoding uncharacterized protein C2orf78-like; translation: MSENFQNSSVFGTANSLPISLPVVSNAASLTGSACNFSRVSAPAVSSAWLLPSNSGTSFQPLMGSAYLYQHSSTDMLSGVTSQHQIPMAPASYPSIFEWDITGGAEKKSSSLGDFTLTVTDQDTAAPSMSMTAQYDTPSDANVIIPEYPSLTARLVQVTASQIPNQAHTLSLPYQEGSQVNYNDQNTLEPLLSGELGPYLQSYGSVSYAVSRAAVPQPEMVMVLKEVQPTNVLPSVSTPGIYYSVSTQPITQTSFQVMETSLGMEASVGLRHPSQTFCLPQSPEFPKSCSSRSIHNLQILESNPPTELEDISIITPGQSSTNFMALPPTQCQEETHSNSLDEIKAMLSNPLDAYMFAVENQDPPLLPLEISDIHQLLASIGPLDQEEMPHSEHINLGKSCLSLEDQGTLVNGIECSSGFADLTALVGDIHPPDLFSSFKDLDQPGSPQIIKVNDTRDIMVNQEQVNSSDIKGHANQGRKNKHKASEPPDGTPKAKMQPKHPQCPLEGEVACSDADSLRSPGNTAKHSNSKAKKVASSRNRKAKDHGQEKTKRSRENNSKKAEDCKQGGNKAKTEEKPMVPKAKRKRNQPELSQETFKKPRSYLGMHMLESVQVFHALGKKNDRKNGLSSSRALGNSSSNKDPRPCPDREPWFHDKGPEKTQVSAQKPDISADKECPSPSQHELPPPGKVKLVPLPFLSPEKPQPRPVYRRPQSLASRRPTVAYPAQPASTSSAQPRAVNQCRPAPANTSFMRPAKPAQPAVSHSIHSGFTTSTQPSVPQSAASRPAAYTTSSCTSVQRGPVSTLVNKLQSQPPKPQNRYLLQDFALQPIPWRKPNVPEPVMSTPITEEQRPEREAMKKKAQQERENAAKYTSLGRVQFFIEREREMEIAHYYGYTI